The following is a genomic window from Desulfovibrio sp..
GTCCTGGCGGAGATGAGAGCCCTTGGCAGCACATGCCACATTCCGGCCGCCGCGCCGAAAATCCAAAAGGCCACGGCGGCAAGTGGCACGGATGCATCATGGCTGAAAGCGCCTGAAAACGTTCCATGTTCCCCTATGGCCGTTGCCAGGCCCATAAGCCAGGCCGTGCCGCTTGTGGCGCATAAAAGGGCACGCCCATGGCGTTTAAGAAATGACTCCGAAGCATTGTTGGAAGAACAGGACCCTCCACAGCAGGAGCATCCGTCGAGGGGGGCAGTGTGCACGGTGGCTTCCATTCCTGTGTGAGCCACGGCTGTGATGATATCTATTGCCCCGATCGTAAGGCCGGTGGTGTTCACAGTGAGTTTTCTGGAAATGAGGTCGAAGGCGAGCCGCTTTTCATCGTGCACCAACGGCAGAAGGGCGCTTTTAAGCGTGGCGATCTCCTCCTGGCAATCCATCTGGGAGATGAGGAAGGCTATCTGTGGCATGGAGAGTGTCCCTTAAGTCAAACCGAAAAGGCTCTGTGGGGCCCGGAAGAGCAGGGCGATGCGCATCCTGGTGCCGCTGATGCCGGGTCAAATGCGGTACAGGGTATAGGGAGGATGTTAATTTTGAAATTCATTATCATTTGCCTGGAAAGCAAATAGGCCCGGCGTGGGGCGCTGTCAAGCAACGGAGCTACGCTTGGCGGTCTTGCCTGGTTTCAGTGGCGGTGTGCCAAAAAAAGAAGCCCGCATGGCAGGCTTTCCGTCACAATCATGTGGTTGGAAAAACTTCAGCGAAGGCCGTCTGTGCCTGCCCCGCGCATGCAGGAGCGAAGCATGAGCTCCTGTAGAATAATGCGTTCGTATTCCAACGGGGTAGTTGGAGCTGGAGTGTTTTCTTCGGAAAATGGCCTGTCCAAAAGTTGCGCTTCTTCCCAAAAGTCGAGCAACTCGTCGTCGGCGAGGGTCTTTACCTGCTCTTCCAGGGGGTACTGATCGCTTTCAGGAAAATACTGTCCCATAATTTCTCGAATGCCTCCGTCGGACGTGACCGACACCTTATCATTAAACAACCATGGATTTTTTTCAAGTGTCTGATATCAACGTTGCTATGGGGCGCTTGGCGCCAAATGGTGGTTGCCAGTTAGCTGGAATACTGTTAGAAAATAAATCTTAAAGGGTCCCGTTATTTTTTGGCTGCCTGTAACAACCCAGTCCGGGAGGAACCCAGGATGGACGAGGCTCAAAAAAAGCAAGACGCTGAACTCATGCAGCTGGTGACTTTCAGCATCGGCGAGGAAGAATTCGGTGTCGATATTCTCAAGGTGCAGGAGATCATCCGCATGATGGAGATCACCAAGGTGCCGCGCGCTCCCGAGTTTGTCGAGGGGGTCATCAATCTGCGCGGCAAGGTAATCCCCATCATCGATCTGCGTCGGCGCTTCGGCCTTTCAGCGCGCGGACACGATAAGCACACGCGAATCATCGTGATTGAGATCAATAATATGATTGTCGGCTTTGTTGTGGATTCGGTCTCAGAAGTGCTGAGAATTCCGTCGAGCACGGTGGAGCCGCCTCCGCCGGTCGTTTCCGGAATGGAGTCCGAATACATCAGCGGCGTGGGCAAACTGGAGGACAGGCTGCTTATACTCTTAGACCTGGATAGGCTCCTTTCCCGAGAAGAAACGGTATCTCTCACCAACGTATAGAAAACCAGTACAGCACGAAACCTACGCCGCCGGGTCCCAATGGCCCGGCGGCTTTTCGCCGTTAGGCCCATGGCTACCCCTACACCCCCATTCCATGATCTTCTTGCTGGCAAGGCCCAGTCCGTAAGCCTCTATAAGAGCGGCCCGGGTAGTCTGGTCACCTTATGCCGCGACCTTGTGGCCAAGGGCCGGACCGTGGTGCTCATCGCGCCTGGTGCCGCCGATCTTTCGCAGATAACGGCGCTTCTGCACCTCTTTTTCCCCGCTCCGGACGATCCGGCCGCGCAAAAAAGCTGGGCCGCCCTGCCGTCCTACCCCCCCGGTCTGCCGAGCCAGGCGACCTGGGCCAAGCGTTGGGCTTTCCTGCAGGCGTGCGCCAACACGCAAAAGCCCAAGGTCCTGTGTCTCTCCGTGGACAATCTGCTCCCCAAATGGCCCCCCATGGAGGCCTTGGAACACAATTTTCTTGAGATCAAGGTCGGCGAGGACCTCCTTCCGGAAATGATCCTGGAGCAGGCATCCGCCTGGGGATACCGGCGGGTGGGCATGGTGGTTCAGCCTGGCGACCTGGCCCTGCGCGGAGATCTGCTCGACCTCTTCCCTCCGGGATACGACCACCCTGTTCGCCTTGAATTCTACGGGGACACCCTGGAGAACATCCGGCTCTTCGACGTGAACTCCCAGCGCTCCCTGGCGGAGGTGCGCGAGGTCTCCATCCTGCCTGTGGCACCGGCCATCCTGACGGAACCCTATCTTACCCGTTCCAGGGCGCTTTGGGCCAAGCTTGCGCTGACAGGCGAAATCAACCGCGCCACCCAGGCCTATCTGGAGGACATGCTCATAAAGGGGGACGGAACCATCTGGCCGGGCCTCTACTACGATTCTCCGGTGTCCCTGGAGGAATGGCTGCCCAGGGACGCGGTTTTTGTTCTGGCCCAGTCTTCAAGCCTTCGCCCGCGGCTTGAAGAGCAGGAGTTCGGCTGGGTGAAAGAGCTCGAAAAGCTTTCCGCAACACAGGCCACGGTCTGGCCCCGGCATCAGGTCATCTGGCCGGAAGCCATGGCCAGGCGCGCATGGCAGGGCAAGCCCCAGCTCGTGTTCGAGGATCTTGTCATCGGCCAGGAGAAGCACGGGGTCGATCTGGTGGAGCGCAAGATCGAGAATTTTCAGGATCTGTTCTGGCGCCCAGACGAGATCCGCCGCCCGTGGAGCACCTTGGTGGCGGCCATGAGGCAGTGGGAAGAAGAACATCGCCAGGTCCTCTTGTCTTTCCATTCCCAGCAGTCCAGACGCAAGTTCTTGAAGCTTGCCGAGCACGAGGGGCTGGCGCTCCTCCAGGAACCGGCCACCGGCAAGCCTGGCCTGCATGCCCTAGTTTCACCGCTCAGGCGCGGCATGGAGCTCGCCTGGAACAACTGCCTGATCCTGCCCGAGGACGTGCTTCAGCCAGGCACTGAAAAGAGCGTCAGGCCGCGCCCGGAGAAGGGCTTCAAGGGGCTTGCCGCTTTTGACGACGTGAATCCGGGAGATCTGCTGGTCCACCGCGATTACGGTCTGGCCCGTTTCGAGGGGCTTTCACGGCTTTCGGTGGACCAGGCGGCCAACGACTACCTGCTGCTTCTCTTTGACGGCGGCGACAAGCTCTATCTCCCCGTGGACCGCTTGAGCCTGGTGCAACGGTACAAAGGCCCTGAAGGATCCGAACCTTCGCTCGACCGTCTCGGCGGCTCCCGCTGGAAAACCAGCCGGGAGAAGGCCAAGAAGGCCATAGAACGAATCGCCCAGGATCTGGTGGAGATGTACGCCTACAGGCGGGTGGCCAAGGGATATGCTTACGGCCCGGTCAATGAGCTCTACTGGGAGTTCGAGGCCACCTTCGGTTTCGAGGAAACCCCGGACCAGGACCGCGCCATCTCCGAAGTGCTCGAAGACATGGAACGTCCGGAGCCCATGGACCGCCTTGTCTGCGGCGACGTAGGCTTCGGCAAGACCGAGGTGGCCATGCGGGCCGCCTTCCGGGCGGTGCTGGACGGCAAGCAGGTGGCCCTCCTGTGCCCGACGACGGTCCTGGCCGAACAGCACTACCAGAATTTCCTGAAGCGGCTGGAGGGCTTTCCCGTTCATGTGGGCATGCTTTCGCGCTTCGTCAGCGCCAAGCGGGCCAAGATGGTCACGGAATCCGCTGCCAAGGGAGAGCTGGACATCCTCATAGGGACCCACCGCCTGCTATCCAAGGACGTGAGCTTTCCAAGGCTCGGGCTCATCATCCTGGACGAAGAGCAGCGCTTCGGCGTGAAGCACAAGGAAAAGCTCAAGACTCTCAAGAAAAACGTGGACGCGCTGACTCTTACGGCCACTCCCATACCGCGCACCCTGCAGCTGTCGCTCTCGGGAATCAGGGGCCTGTCCGTCATGGAAACTCCCCCTGTTGACCGCAAGGCGGTGGACACGGCCCTTATCGACA
Proteins encoded in this region:
- the mfd gene encoding transcription-repair coupling factor, with product MATPTPPFHDLLAGKAQSVSLYKSGPGSLVTLCRDLVAKGRTVVLIAPGAADLSQITALLHLFFPAPDDPAAQKSWAALPSYPPGLPSQATWAKRWAFLQACANTQKPKVLCLSVDNLLPKWPPMEALEHNFLEIKVGEDLLPEMILEQASAWGYRRVGMVVQPGDLALRGDLLDLFPPGYDHPVRLEFYGDTLENIRLFDVNSQRSLAEVREVSILPVAPAILTEPYLTRSRALWAKLALTGEINRATQAYLEDMLIKGDGTIWPGLYYDSPVSLEEWLPRDAVFVLAQSSSLRPRLEEQEFGWVKELEKLSATQATVWPRHQVIWPEAMARRAWQGKPQLVFEDLVIGQEKHGVDLVERKIENFQDLFWRPDEIRRPWSTLVAAMRQWEEEHRQVLLSFHSQQSRRKFLKLAEHEGLALLQEPATGKPGLHALVSPLRRGMELAWNNCLILPEDVLQPGTEKSVRPRPEKGFKGLAAFDDVNPGDLLVHRDYGLARFEGLSRLSVDQAANDYLLLLFDGGDKLYLPVDRLSLVQRYKGPEGSEPSLDRLGGSRWKTSREKAKKAIERIAQDLVEMYAYRRVAKGYAYGPVNELYWEFEATFGFEETPDQDRAISEVLEDMERPEPMDRLVCGDVGFGKTEVAMRAAFRAVLDGKQVALLCPTTVLAEQHYQNFLKRLEGFPVHVGMLSRFVSAKRAKMVTESAAKGELDILIGTHRLLSKDVSFPRLGLIILDEEQRFGVKHKEKLKTLKKNVDALTLTATPIPRTLQLSLSGIRGLSVMETPPVDRKAVDTALIDRDERMLANIVARELERQGQVFWVHNRVQNLAAVADFVRKLAPGARIGMAHGQMGEKDLEESMHKFWHGEIDVLVCTAIIESGLDFPRANTLIVDNAQMFGLGQLYQLRGRVGRSERQAYAYFVVPSIDHVPELARKRLRVILDMDYLGAGFQIAMEDLRLRGAGNILGEAQSGHIAKIGLDLFLEMLDEEVRRVKGEPPREEVETELNLSVPARIPEQYVPDSKERLRLYKNLTAAQTETGLIEAMADIKDRFGHAPEEVENFAAVLGLKRVLTKLGVRRADVHQSKIVLTWDETAQSLTPEALITWITPRQKVAKLLPPAKLELKLAVDAPLRQTLGEAAAELAKLIA
- a CDS encoding chemotaxis protein CheW, which produces MDEAQKKQDAELMQLVTFSIGEEEFGVDILKVQEIIRMMEITKVPRAPEFVEGVINLRGKVIPIIDLRRRFGLSARGHDKHTRIIVIEINNMIVGFVVDSVSEVLRIPSSTVEPPPPVVSGMESEYISGVGKLEDRLLILLDLDRLLSREETVSLTNV